One genomic region from Arthrobacter sp. YN encodes:
- a CDS encoding YdeI/OmpD-associated family protein: MERENEPELLRFANGAEWEEWLAAHHDTHTEAWLVIGKKNAGSGLINIQDALDGALCFGWIDGQRRGRDGETFLQRYSRRRERSTWSQVNVAKVAHLIEAGRMQPAGFTEIESAKADGRWEAAYVSQAQAEVPEDLGAALAANPAAKESFERLGKTDRYLIILQVLKILQVLKARTPESRDKVLAKAVQKLAGGIQPPLHTVGGLP, encoded by the coding sequence ATGGAGCGGGAGAACGAGCCGGAATTGCTGAGGTTTGCCAACGGCGCGGAGTGGGAGGAATGGCTCGCAGCGCATCACGACACCCATACCGAAGCCTGGCTGGTGATCGGCAAGAAAAATGCGGGCTCCGGGCTCATAAACATTCAGGACGCTTTGGACGGCGCCCTCTGTTTCGGCTGGATCGATGGCCAACGCAGGGGCCGTGACGGGGAGACGTTTCTGCAGAGGTATTCGCGGCGCCGCGAACGGAGCACCTGGTCGCAGGTGAACGTGGCCAAAGTGGCCCACCTCATCGAGGCGGGACGCATGCAGCCTGCGGGGTTCACGGAGATAGAGTCCGCTAAAGCCGACGGCCGCTGGGAGGCCGCTTACGTTTCACAGGCCCAGGCCGAGGTGCCCGAGGACCTGGGAGCGGCACTGGCAGCAAACCCGGCAGCCAAGGAGTCTTTTGAACGGCTGGGCAAGACCGATCGCTACCTCATCATCCTGCAGGTCCTGAAGATCCTGCAGGTCCTGAAGGCCCGCACGCCGGAGTCCCGCGATAAAGTCCTGGCGAAGGCAGTGCAGAAGCTGGCGGGAGGAATCCAGCCACCCTTACATACTGTCGGTGGCCTCCCGTAG
- a CDS encoding alpha/beta fold hydrolase, translated as MDIILVPGFWLDASSWEEVTPPLVAAGHTVHPLTLPGLESADAPRAGIGLRTHIDAVVAKVDSLEGNVILVGHSGGGAIIHGAADARPDRVARAIYVDSGPLGEGGVINDELPDDGDDIPLPPWEAFEDEDLVDLTDDLKEAFRARAIPEPKGVALDQQHLSDVRRYDVPATIIACQFPSSLLKEWMDAGHPFTAELARIRDVDYIDLPTGHWPQFTKPKELGEAILTAAERAK; from the coding sequence ATGGACATCATCCTTGTACCCGGTTTCTGGTTGGACGCGTCGTCATGGGAGGAGGTGACTCCCCCGCTGGTTGCGGCCGGACACACAGTTCACCCGCTGACCCTGCCCGGCTTGGAATCTGCTGATGCACCACGCGCCGGCATCGGTCTTCGGACGCACATCGACGCCGTGGTGGCAAAAGTGGACTCGCTGGAGGGCAACGTCATCCTGGTGGGCCACTCCGGCGGCGGCGCCATCATCCACGGCGCAGCCGACGCCCGCCCCGACCGCGTGGCCCGCGCCATCTACGTGGACAGCGGACCGCTTGGCGAGGGTGGGGTCATCAATGATGAACTGCCCGACGACGGCGACGACATCCCGCTGCCGCCGTGGGAGGCGTTCGAAGACGAAGACCTGGTTGACCTCACCGATGACCTGAAGGAAGCTTTCCGCGCCCGCGCCATCCCCGAGCCCAAGGGAGTGGCACTCGACCAGCAGCACCTGAGCGACGTCCGCCGGTACGACGTTCCGGCCACCATCATCGCGTGCCAGTTCCCGTCGTCGCTCCTCAAGGAATGGATGGACGCCGGGCACCCGTTCACCGCCGAGCTCGCACGGATCCGGGACGTGGACTACATCGACCTTCCCACGGGCCACTGGCCGCAGTTCACTAAGCCGAAGGAACTGGGAGAGGCGATCCTGACCGCGGCCGAGCGCGCCAAGTAG
- a CDS encoding GlsB/YeaQ/YmgE family stress response membrane protein, which produces MGFFGFLLLGLLAGAIAKLILPGRQGGGWLITLLLGVVGALLGGWIGGLIFGTGLQEFFSLTTWLLAIGGSIIVLLIYGLVTSRRTHHG; this is translated from the coding sequence ATGGGTTTCTTTGGTTTTCTTCTGCTCGGCCTCCTGGCCGGCGCTATCGCTAAACTTATCCTTCCGGGCCGCCAGGGTGGCGGCTGGCTGATCACCCTCCTGTTGGGCGTCGTCGGCGCTCTCCTGGGCGGCTGGATCGGTGGCCTGATCTTCGGTACGGGCCTGCAGGAATTCTTCTCCCTGACCACGTGGCTCCTGGCTATCGGCGGCTCCATCATCGTGCTGCTGATCTACGGCCTGGTCACCAGCCGCAGGACCCACCATGGCTAA
- a CDS encoding AraC family transcriptional regulator codes for MQEWNRAIEEIEQDLMADIDVGTLARIALTSEYHFRRMFSSLAGLPVSEYIRRRRLTAATAEIIDGGTVLAVAVRYGYASAEAFTRAFKAMHGLTPSEARQAGAVLHSQPQLRFHLRVEGNTDMKHRIEDKSAFRLIGLKARVPLVHEGPNQAIIDFQRSLDPAVTQRLLGLADVEPAGPLSVTDNLDEQRSEGSELDYWHAVASSQPAPEGFDVLDVPAGLWVVFETEGKFPEVLQSMWADAATEWFPANPYRWAPGPELLSVQVEAGGTHGRGQLWIPVEREESGKR; via the coding sequence ATGCAGGAGTGGAACCGGGCGATAGAGGAAATCGAGCAGGACCTCATGGCAGACATTGACGTGGGGACCTTGGCCAGGATCGCCTTGACGTCCGAGTATCACTTCCGGCGGATGTTCTCCTCCCTGGCCGGGCTGCCGGTTTCGGAGTACATCCGGAGGCGTCGCCTCACAGCGGCCACGGCGGAAATCATCGACGGCGGCACAGTCCTGGCCGTTGCTGTCCGCTACGGCTATGCCTCTGCCGAGGCGTTCACCCGTGCGTTCAAAGCCATGCACGGCCTCACGCCGTCTGAAGCGAGGCAAGCCGGCGCCGTGCTTCATTCCCAACCTCAGCTGAGGTTCCACCTGCGAGTCGAAGGGAATACCGACATGAAGCACCGTATTGAAGACAAATCCGCTTTCCGCCTTATTGGCCTGAAAGCCCGCGTCCCCCTGGTCCACGAAGGACCCAACCAGGCCATCATCGATTTTCAACGGAGCCTGGATCCTGCTGTCACCCAGCGCCTGCTGGGGCTGGCAGACGTGGAGCCGGCGGGCCCGCTGTCCGTCACTGACAACCTCGATGAGCAGCGGAGCGAGGGAAGTGAGCTGGACTATTGGCATGCCGTGGCGTCCAGCCAACCGGCACCGGAGGGCTTTGACGTCCTGGACGTTCCAGCGGGCTTGTGGGTGGTCTTCGAAACCGAGGGGAAGTTCCCGGAGGTCCTGCAAAGCATGTGGGCGGACGCAGCTACTGAATGGTTTCCGGCCAACCCTTACAGGTGGGCGCCAGGGCCGGAATTGCTCAGCGTCCAGGTGGAGGCAGGGGGCACCCACGGCCGCGGGCAGCTCTGGATTCCGGTGGAACGGGAGGAATCAGGGAAGCGGTAA
- a CDS encoding SDR family oxidoreductase: MTHHDPDNSGQPQNRLTSPPADPRRGYHSGEFPQQEQEQPGLTRPLDPQPDHGEKSYVGHGRLQGKTALITGGDSGIGAAVAIAYAREGAKVAISYLPEEEEDARSTAEWIRECGSQVLLLPGDARDEAFAAEIVERTVQELGGLNVVVLNAAYQKNREGLETIPTEEFDRVFKTNLYSLIWTAQAAIPHLRPGASIIVTASIQAFNPSAQLVDYAMTKAAQVAFTKAMAEELGPKGIRVNAVAPGPIWTPLIPATEWPDKLPTFGQDTPLGRAGQPAELAPAYVLLASDEGSYISGAVLPVTGGKGL; encoded by the coding sequence ATGACTCATCATGATCCGGACAACTCCGGCCAGCCACAGAACCGACTCACCTCTCCGCCGGCGGACCCCCGCCGCGGATACCACTCCGGCGAGTTCCCGCAGCAGGAGCAGGAACAACCGGGCCTGACCCGGCCCCTTGATCCCCAGCCGGACCACGGCGAGAAAAGTTATGTGGGACACGGCCGGCTGCAAGGCAAAACTGCGCTCATCACGGGCGGAGACTCCGGAATCGGCGCTGCCGTGGCTATCGCCTACGCCCGCGAAGGCGCGAAGGTAGCCATCAGCTACCTGCCGGAGGAAGAAGAAGACGCAAGGTCGACGGCGGAATGGATCCGCGAGTGCGGCTCGCAGGTGCTCCTCTTGCCCGGCGACGCGCGGGACGAGGCGTTCGCGGCGGAGATCGTGGAACGGACCGTGCAGGAACTCGGCGGGCTCAACGTGGTGGTGTTGAACGCCGCCTACCAAAAGAACCGTGAAGGCTTGGAAACCATCCCCACGGAGGAGTTCGACCGCGTCTTCAAGACCAACCTGTACTCGCTCATCTGGACCGCGCAGGCGGCCATTCCACACCTCCGGCCAGGTGCATCGATTATTGTCACGGCCTCCATCCAGGCCTTCAACCCCTCGGCACAGTTGGTGGACTACGCCATGACCAAGGCTGCCCAGGTGGCCTTCACCAAGGCCATGGCCGAAGAGCTGGGACCCAAGGGAATCCGGGTCAATGCGGTGGCCCCGGGACCCATCTGGACCCCGCTGATTCCCGCCACGGAATGGCCGGACAAGCTTCCCACGTTCGGCCAGGACACGCCGCTGGGCAGGGCCGGTCAGCCTGCTGAGTTGGCTCCGGCCTACGTGTTGCTCGCCTCGGATGAAGGCTCCTACATTTCCGGAGCCGTGCTTCCCGTGACGGGAGGCAAGGGATTGTGA